The following coding sequences are from one Leptospira mayottensis 200901116 window:
- a CDS encoding pyridoxal phosphate-dependent aminotransferase, translating into MSQSTLEYVLANRIQGLDTSAIRKAFELAGTLKNPINLSIGQPHFPCPSNIIDAGCKALKDGKTAYTLTGGIPELRSALAEKYKNGNGISYATPEKILVTSGISSAFLLLFNALLNEGDECLVVTPHFLMYPAYIKIYGGKMNSIHESFEPEALKEFTNKKLKIIIYSSPSNPTGKILSRKQLEALADLAEKTGAYLISDEIYELFDYDKKFISVGSFYDKAITLSGFSKTYSMTGLRLSSILAPEHIIKALTTLQQYTLVCAPSVTQWMGLEALKTDMNSYIADYKEKRDFVFESLKNHYEINKSEGAFYFFVKIKEKDDDFIVRAVKEKELILVPGYIFTESKNYIRISFASEWENLKRGISALAELA; encoded by the coding sequence ATGAGTCAGAGTACGTTAGAATATGTTTTAGCAAATCGTATCCAAGGTTTAGATACTTCCGCCATCCGCAAAGCGTTCGAGCTTGCAGGTACATTGAAAAACCCAATCAATCTTTCCATCGGTCAACCTCACTTCCCTTGTCCTTCCAATATCATAGATGCCGGTTGTAAGGCTCTCAAAGACGGTAAAACCGCTTATACACTTACGGGAGGAATTCCAGAACTCAGGAGCGCTCTCGCCGAAAAATACAAAAATGGAAACGGAATTTCCTACGCAACCCCCGAAAAAATCCTCGTTACTTCCGGAATCAGCTCCGCGTTTCTGCTTTTATTCAACGCGTTGTTGAACGAAGGAGACGAATGTTTGGTCGTAACTCCGCACTTTTTGATGTATCCGGCGTATATCAAAATCTACGGCGGAAAAATGAATTCGATCCACGAATCCTTCGAACCGGAGGCACTGAAAGAATTTACTAATAAGAAGTTGAAAATCATCATATATTCTTCCCCGTCCAATCCTACGGGAAAAATTCTTTCGCGCAAACAACTGGAGGCTCTCGCCGATCTCGCAGAAAAAACTGGGGCCTATCTAATCTCGGACGAAATATACGAACTTTTCGACTACGACAAAAAATTTATTTCCGTCGGCTCTTTTTACGATAAGGCAATCACTCTTTCCGGTTTTTCCAAAACCTACAGCATGACAGGTCTTCGATTGTCTTCGATTCTTGCGCCAGAACACATTATAAAGGCATTAACTACTTTGCAGCAATACACTTTAGTCTGCGCTCCTTCCGTAACCCAGTGGATGGGTCTTGAAGCCCTAAAGACTGATATGAATTCTTACATTGCGGACTACAAAGAAAAAAGAGACTTTGTATTTGAATCTTTAAAAAATCACTACGAAATTAACAAAAGCGAAGGCGCATTTTACTTTTTCGTTAAGATCAAAGAAAAAGACGACGACTTTATTGTTAGAGCCGTGAAAGAGAAAGAATTGATCCTGGTTCCGGGTTATATCTTTACCGAGTCCAAAAATTATATCCGTATCAGTTTCGCCTCCGAATGGGAAAATCTCAAACGAGGAATCTCCGCACTTGCCGAACTTGCCTGA